GGATCATCGGCAAGGTAGATGATATCGGCTCCCTGGACGGAGAGACGCTTCAGGTCATCCAATCTGACATTGTAACCGATGACAACTGCGGCCAGTCTCACGTTGAGGGTATCGGCGAGAGACCTTCCCCGTGCCAACAGCTCATATGAAACATCCTTTACCCTACCCTGATGGCATTCGCTTATTGTCCAAACTTCATGCATTGCGTCCTCCTAACAAATCACGTTCCTCAAGGAAGGTGAACAATTGATCGACTGCCACATGAAGCGAAGCATCATCCTCTACCTTCACCATGCTGCATTGCCTGCTTACTTTGGGAGTCTCAATTTTTACCACCCGGGTTGGAGATCCCTTCAGCCCCAAGAATGCTGGATCTGTATCCAGATCGGAGGCACTCCATGTGATAATCTCTGTGGCCATGGCACGTTTCTTTCCTTTGAGGGTGGGAAGACGAGGCTCGGCAATTTCCTTGACCACGGTAAGGAGGGCAGGAAGAGGAGACCTAACTCGCTGGTACCCCTCCTCGATCAAACGCTCGGCTATCAGGTTCTTTGAATCAATCTCCTCTACTGATGCAACATAGGAGAGCACCGGCAGGTCCAACCATGAAGCCACTGCCGGTCCAACCTGGGCAGTATCACCATCGGTTGCCCGCTCCCCGGTAATGACCAGATCAGGAATGCCAACTTTCTCTATGGCTTTTGCCAGTACATAGGAGGTTGCCCAGGTATCGGAGCCTGCAAAGGCCCGGTCATTCAGGTGATAGACATCATCACACCCCATGGCAATGGATTCCTTGAGTACTTTCACAGCACTCGCTGGCCCCATGGTGATGACCGTCACGCGTCCACCACTGCGGTCTTTGATTCGTAACGCCGTTTCCAAGGCATACACATCCAATGGATTCAGGATGGCAGCAGAACCGCTACGGATCATGGTACCGGTCTCCTTGTCCATCTGGACATCACTGGTCTGTGGAACCTGCTTGATAAGAACTATACTGTGCATGAAAATTCCCCTCTTTTTCTCTATCCTAAAAGGGGTTTTGTGCTAGGTCAACATTTTTTTTGACCGCGGTCAATTTTATTTTTTTCTATTCCCCTAAATAAAGAAATCGCTAAATTTTCCTTGACTTACCAACCTATAGAACAAGCAAAAGAAATCCGCTATCCATGGTAGTGATTGACCATTTTGATACCTTTACTGGTTGTCTAACTTAAAGAGTCACCAACTGCTAGAAGCTCCTTCCATATGATTGTTCTTGACCAGTTAGTAATAAAGCAACGTACCAATCCAATAGTATTGTATGTTATAATCACAGAAGGGTCTAAGGAAAATTATGATTGAAAAATTTGTTGCTGAATCTACTGAATGTGATTTCAAGGTAGCACTTGAAACAAGGAAACCTAAAAGTTGGCTCAAAAGCGTAAGTGCTTTTGCTAACTCGATAGGAGGAACACTTGTTTTCGGTGTTGCAAATAATAAGCAGCCTATTGGCCTCAATGATATTCAAAATGATGCTGAAACTATTAGTCGACTAATAAAAGAACGAATTACCCCTTTACCCCAGTTTGTACTATCACCAATAAAAGAAGATGAGTGTGATGTACTTTTGTTGACAATCCTTGCCGGTCGTTCGACACCATATTACTATAAGTCAGATGGAATAAAAGAGGCCTATATACGGATTGGAAATGAAAGCGTGGTAGCACCCGACCATATATTGAACGAATTGATTCTCAAAGGTACTAATCGCTCATTTGATTCATTAATCACTGATGCCAAAAAAGCAGATTATAGCTTTACATTACTAGAAGCCACGTACCTAGAACAGACAGGAACTCATTTTAATCCAACTGATTACATATCGTTTGGATTAACTGATAAGAATGGTTATCTCACAAACGCTGGTAAATTAGTTGCTGATCAACCACTTATCAGGAATTCTCGAATTTTTTGTACACACTGGAATGGTTTGGATAAAGGATCTATTTTTGAAGATGCAATAGACGATAAGGAATATGAAGGAAACCTCATTAGTTTATTACGTAACTGTACTGACTTTATTCGGAATAATACTAAAGTGAGATTCGTTAAAGAAGCTTTATATCGAGTTGATAAACCCGATTATGCAGACAGAGCAGTAACAGAAGCCATCGTCAATGCAATTATCCATCGAGATTATATTGTGCTTGGAAGTGAAATTCATATTGATATTTTTGATGACCGCTTGGAAATCCAATCACCTGGAGGCATGTATGATGGGCGAGC
The sequence above is drawn from the uncultured Sphaerochaeta sp. genome and encodes:
- a CDS encoding electron transfer flavoprotein subunit beta/FixA family protein; amino-acid sequence: MHSIVLIKQVPQTSDVQMDKETGTMIRSGSAAILNPLDVYALETALRIKDRSGGRVTVITMGPASAVKVLKESIAMGCDDVYHLNDRAFAGSDTWATSYVLAKAIEKVGIPDLVITGERATDGDTAQVGPAVASWLDLPVLSYVASVEEIDSKNLIAERLIEEGYQRVRSPLPALLTVVKEIAEPRLPTLKGKKRAMATEIITWSASDLDTDPAFLGLKGSPTRVVKIETPKVSRQCSMVKVEDDASLHVAVDQLFTFLEERDLLGGRNA
- a CDS encoding ATP-binding protein; translated protein: MIEKFVAESTECDFKVALETRKPKSWLKSVSAFANSIGGTLVFGVANNKQPIGLNDIQNDAETISRLIKERITPLPQFVLSPIKEDECDVLLLTILAGRSTPYYYKSDGIKEAYIRIGNESVVAPDHILNELILKGTNRSFDSLITDAKKADYSFTLLEATYLEQTGTHFNPTDYISFGLTDKNGYLTNAGKLVADQPLIRNSRIFCTHWNGLDKGSIFEDAIDDKEYEGNLISLLRNCTDFIRNNTKVRFVKEALYRVDKPDYADRAVTEAIVNAIIHRDYIVLGSEIHIDIFDDRLEIQSPGGMYDGRAIQDHDISTIGSVRRNPVIADLFHRMKFMERRGSGLTKILNETEKLSGYTKQMKPQFFSTPSDFRVVLKNTNYPDSKDTAQDTAQDTAQDTAQDSRLKMLLEFCSVPRTREEMQGYIGIEHREHFRKTFLTPLLASGKLQMTIPDKPTSKYQKYFAVR